One region of Desulfobacterales bacterium genomic DNA includes:
- the mraZ gene encoding division/cell wall cluster transcriptional repressor MraZ codes for MADSGTSTENRFRSRSEHTIDGKGRLNIPARFREVLHRQYGDKLIITNWHKCLKAYPGEVWEAIEATLLNQGKKQPGMVEFIRYVISGVTECPVDKQGRILLPATLRVDFAIKREVMLNGMLDHFEIWNKAAWDTETKKTRENFQNFESSLSTLGIL; via the coding sequence ATGGCCGACAGCGGGACTTCAACGGAAAACCGCTTCCGCAGCAGGTCCGAACACACCATTGACGGCAAGGGCAGGCTCAACATCCCGGCCCGTTTCCGGGAGGTACTGCACCGCCAATATGGCGACAAGTTGATCATCACCAACTGGCATAAATGCCTCAAGGCCTATCCCGGCGAAGTATGGGAGGCAATCGAGGCCACCCTGCTCAACCAGGGCAAAAAACAGCCGGGCATGGTTGAATTTATTCGCTATGTCATCTCCGGGGTGACCGAATGTCCGGTGGACAAACAGGGCCGGATTCTGCTCCCCGCCACCCTGCGGGTTGACTTTGCAATCAAACGGGAAGTGATGCTGAACGGCATGCTCGATCATTTTGAGATATGGAACAAGGCGGCCTGGGACACGGAAACCAAAAAGACCCGCGAAAACTTCCAGAATTTTGAAAGCAGTCTGTCCACCCTGGGTATTCTCTAA
- the rsmH gene encoding 16S rRNA (cytosine(1402)-N(4))-methyltransferase RsmH — protein sequence MPVKQALHPAEIHRPVLPEEIIRFLAPRDKGVYVDATLGLGGHTERILAGSAPAGRVIAFDWDLRAINLARERLAPFRDRLTFVHRSYAEIEPGLAEAGVTRVDGILLDLGLSSLQLDSSAEEVGRGFSFQRGEPLDMRMDQRTTRTAAELINNATEQELADIFYYYGEEKQARRIAAHLVKARKKNRFETTDQLAELVARAIPRRFHPHRIHVATRVFQAVRIAVNQELENLATLLKKAPALLNPGARLCIISFHSLEDRLVKWGFRNDPCWEILTRKPVLPGRDEARDNPRSRSAKLRVAALRPRKEGP from the coding sequence ATGCCCGTGAAACAGGCCCTGCACCCTGCCGAAATCCATCGTCCCGTTCTGCCGGAAGAGATAATCCGCTTCCTGGCCCCCCGGGACAAGGGGGTATATGTGGACGCCACCCTGGGACTTGGCGGACATACCGAACGGATCCTGGCCGGGTCGGCGCCCGCCGGCCGGGTGATCGCCTTTGACTGGGACCTCCGGGCGATTAATCTGGCCAGGGAGCGATTGGCGCCTTTCAGGGACCGGCTGACCTTTGTTCATCGCAGTTATGCTGAAATCGAACCGGGCCTGGCCGAGGCCGGAGTGACCAGGGTTGACGGGATACTGCTCGACCTGGGTCTCTCATCCCTGCAGCTCGACTCCAGTGCCGAGGAGGTGGGCCGCGGTTTCAGCTTCCAGCGAGGAGAACCCCTCGATATGCGGATGGACCAGCGCACCACCCGGACCGCGGCCGAGTTGATCAACAACGCAACCGAGCAGGAACTGGCGGATATCTTTTACTACTACGGCGAGGAGAAACAGGCCCGGCGGATTGCGGCCCATCTTGTCAAAGCGAGAAAGAAAAACCGGTTCGAAACCACGGACCAACTGGCGGAACTGGTGGCCCGGGCAATACCCAGACGTTTTCATCCCCACAGGATCCATGTTGCCACCCGGGTCTTCCAGGCCGTCAGGATCGCGGTCAACCAGGAGCTGGAGAACCTTGCCACCCTGTTGAAAAAAGCGCCGGCCCTGCTCAACCCGGGGGCCAGACTATGCATCATCTCGTTTCACTCCCTGGAGGACCGCCTGGTAAAATGGGGGTTCCGCAACGACCCCTGCTGGGAGATCCTCACCCGGAAGCCGGTGCTTCCGGGCCGGGATGAGGCCCGGGACAATCCCCGCTCCAGGAGCGCCAAGCTGCGGGTCGCGGCGCTGCGACCAAGGAAGGAGGGACCATGA
- a CDS encoding UDP-N-acetylmuramoyl-L-alanyl-D-glutamate--2,6-diaminopimelate ligase produces the protein MAATISKNLGQLLRDLRPDLDREQQKIVVTGISADSRAVGPGDLFIATAGQTVDSHDYISAAIDQGCAAVVVEAGRPVPEPLARKGPPLVEVADSRGAVARIAAAFYGHPAHGMRMIGITGTNGKTTVTYLAESIIRARGGRPGVIGTINYRYDDRAGKQMLVPAPLTTPEPVFLQKLLHQMAAAGVTHLIMETSSHGLAQGRLAGIFFDIAVFTNLSRDHLDFHRDMDDYFASKKRLFQEQLKPKGRAVIVQEKAATLPAEAWGRRLAAELPGRQLLTCGQDPDNLIHPLRFACDLSGIRAELATPRGRIKIHSALVGEFNLNNILAATGIGLALDIVPETIARGLDQARTIPGRLERIYPDHPLKRAPTVLVDFAHTPDALDNVLSALKQLKPERLFCVFGCGGDRDPGKRELMGETAGLLADVVIATSDNPRSEEPAAILDAVLAGIKRTGRARLQPDTLDLPGARGYMVIVSRRQAIRVAVSHAGPNDLVLVSGKGHETCQLRGKTRKFFSDRIEAEKQLACLYGPGPAWSLEQVTAATRGRVMGKENLHTDRFSGVSTDTRTLQPGNLFVGLNGPNFIGRDFADTAVQKGAAALLLDQPPAGPAAASSWSEVPVILVDDTLEALGNLAAAHRARLGNLKVLAITGSSGKTTVKEMTAAILARTLPTLKSEGNFNNLIGLPLTLLQATADHRIAVLEMGMNRPGELARLAEIAAPDLSCITNIQEAHLAGLGSINGVARAKGELFAGSKSSAILAVNLDDQRVRKLARPQKQKKITYAATPAGRRYKPLIRATRISNLGQAGTAFTLHISGKHRRVRLSSPGRHNVGNALAAAALAHGAGTSLPSIVAGLESYTPLAKRAEIVTLPNGIKIINDTYNANPASMNAALRTLRDIRQQGKTVAVLGEMLELGRYSDDAHRTLGTAAAELPCDFVAAIGEHAGILVKAARSKGMAADQARSFSDKQKLCAWLAGLITAGRLTSNDWILIKGSRGMRMETVIKELQQCGLTTRQRTLN, from the coding sequence ATGGCCGCGACGATCAGCAAAAATCTGGGCCAGCTGCTGCGGGATCTGCGTCCGGATCTGGACCGGGAACAGCAGAAGATCGTTGTCACCGGGATCAGCGCGGATTCACGCGCTGTCGGGCCGGGCGATCTGTTTATCGCAACGGCCGGACAGACCGTGGACAGCCACGACTATATCAGCGCTGCCATTGACCAGGGCTGCGCGGCAGTGGTGGTTGAAGCCGGCCGCCCTGTTCCGGAGCCGCTGGCCCGGAAGGGACCGCCCCTGGTAGAGGTTGCCGACAGCCGCGGCGCGGTTGCGCGGATCGCGGCCGCCTTTTACGGCCATCCGGCCCATGGAATGCGGATGATCGGGATCACCGGCACCAACGGCAAGACCACGGTCACCTACCTGGCTGAATCGATTATCCGGGCCAGGGGCGGCAGACCCGGGGTAATCGGCACCATCAACTACCGCTATGACGACCGGGCCGGCAAGCAGATGCTGGTGCCGGCCCCGCTCACCACCCCGGAGCCGGTGTTCCTCCAGAAGCTGCTCCACCAGATGGCCGCGGCCGGAGTGACCCATCTGATCATGGAGACATCTTCCCATGGCCTGGCCCAGGGCAGGTTGGCTGGAATCTTTTTTGATATCGCGGTATTTACCAACCTGAGCCGCGACCACCTTGATTTTCACCGGGATATGGACGATTATTTTGCCAGCAAAAAACGACTGTTCCAGGAACAGCTGAAACCAAAAGGACGGGCGGTGATTGTCCAAGAAAAGGCCGCGACCTTGCCGGCCGAGGCCTGGGGCCGGAGGCTGGCCGCCGAACTCCCCGGCCGGCAACTGCTCACCTGCGGCCAGGACCCGGACAATCTTATCCATCCCTTGCGCTTTGCCTGCGACCTCTCGGGAATCCGGGCCGAACTGGCCACCCCGCGCGGCCGGATCAAGATCCACTCCGCCCTGGTCGGAGAGTTCAATCTCAACAACATCCTGGCGGCAACGGGAATCGGCCTGGCCCTGGATATTGTTCCGGAAACCATTGCCCGGGGCCTTGATCAGGCCCGGACCATACCCGGCCGGCTGGAACGGATCTACCCGGATCATCCCCTGAAAAGGGCGCCCACCGTGCTGGTCGACTTTGCCCATACCCCGGATGCGCTGGACAACGTTCTCTCCGCCCTGAAACAACTCAAGCCGGAGCGGTTGTTCTGCGTCTTCGGCTGCGGCGGCGACCGGGACCCGGGCAAGCGGGAGTTGATGGGTGAAACAGCCGGTCTTCTTGCCGACGTGGTTATCGCCACCTCGGACAATCCGCGCTCCGAGGAACCGGCCGCAATCCTTGATGCGGTGCTCGCCGGGATCAAACGTACCGGCAGAGCCCGGCTGCAGCCAGATACGCTCGACCTTCCAGGGGCCAGGGGGTATATGGTGATCGTCTCCCGCCGGCAGGCGATCCGTGTCGCCGTCTCCCATGCCGGACCGAACGACCTGGTCCTGGTCAGCGGCAAGGGCCATGAGACCTGCCAACTCCGCGGCAAGACCAGAAAATTCTTCAGCGACCGGATCGAGGCGGAGAAACAGCTGGCCTGTCTGTACGGCCCCGGCCCGGCCTGGTCCCTTGAACAGGTGACCGCGGCCACCCGCGGCAGGGTCATGGGTAAAGAAAATCTGCACACCGACCGCTTTTCCGGGGTATCCACCGATACCCGCACCCTGCAACCCGGCAATCTGTTCGTGGGTCTGAACGGCCCTAATTTCATTGGCCGCGACTTTGCCGATACCGCGGTACAAAAGGGCGCCGCCGCCCTGCTCCTTGATCAACCGCCGGCCGGGCCGGCTGCCGCGTCCTCCTGGTCCGAGGTGCCGGTGATCCTGGTGGACGACACCCTGGAGGCCCTGGGCAACCTGGCCGCGGCCCACCGGGCCCGGCTCGGCAATTTAAAGGTCCTGGCCATCACCGGCAGTTCCGGCAAGACCACGGTCAAGGAGATGACCGCGGCCATCCTGGCCAGAACCCTGCCCACCCTGAAGAGCGAGGGTAACTTCAACAACCTGATCGGCCTGCCGCTCACCCTGCTCCAGGCCACGGCCGACCACCGGATCGCGGTGCTGGAGATGGGCATGAACCGGCCCGGCGAACTGGCCCGGCTGGCGGAGATCGCCGCACCGGACTTAAGCTGCATCACCAATATCCAGGAGGCCCATCTTGCCGGGCTCGGCAGCATCAACGGGGTGGCCCGGGCCAAGGGCGAGCTTTTCGCGGGCAGTAAAAGCTCCGCCATCCTGGCGGTCAATCTTGACGACCAGCGGGTACGGAAACTGGCCCGGCCGCAGAAACAAAAAAAAATCACCTATGCGGCCACCCCGGCCGGCCGCAGATACAAACCACTGATCAGGGCCACCCGGATCAGCAACCTGGGCCAGGCCGGCACCGCCTTTACCCTGCATATCAGCGGCAAGCACCGCCGGGTCCGGCTGTCAAGCCCGGGCCGCCACAATGTCGGCAATGCGCTCGCCGCGGCAGCCCTGGCCCATGGCGCCGGAACATCCCTGCCGTCAATCGTTGCCGGACTGGAGAGCTACACCCCCCTTGCCAAGCGGGCCGAGATCGTCACCCTGCCGAACGGGATCAAGATAATCAACGACACCTACAACGCCAACCCCGCCTCCATGAACGCGGCCCTGCGCACCCTGCGGGACATCCGCCAACAGGGAAAAACCGTGGCCGTGCTCGGTGAGATGCTGGAACTGGGCAGATACAGTGATGACGCCCACCGGACCCTCGGCACGGCCGCGGCAGAGCTGCCCTGCGACTTTGTCGCCGCAATCGGCGAACATGCCGGAATCCTGGTCAAAGCGGCCCGGAGCAAGGGAATGGCCGCGGACCAGGCCCGAAGTTTCAGCGATAAACAAAAATTATGCGCCTGGCTGGCCGGACTGATTACTGCCGGCAGGCTGACCAGCAACGACTGGATCTTGATCAAGGGCTCCCGCGGCATGCGGATGGAAACCGTTATCAAAGAACTGCAGCAGTGTGGCTTGACCACACGGCAAAGGACCCTGAACTGA